Proteins found in one Seonamhaeicola sp. S2-3 genomic segment:
- the arfB gene encoding alternative ribosome rescue aminoacyl-tRNA hydrolase ArfB — translation MFNEVSLLKELTFKAVKSSGSGGQHVNKVATKVELHFNLINSKVFSETQKQRLLSKLKHRLTKEGVLILSCSESRSQIRNKELVIKRFMELINNSLKVKKQRIATKTPKSVIKKRLKSKRKQAEKKANRQKPSLD, via the coding sequence ATGTTTAATGAAGTATCATTATTAAAAGAGCTTACTTTTAAAGCAGTAAAAAGTTCGGGTAGTGGCGGGCAGCATGTTAACAAAGTGGCCACTAAGGTAGAGTTACATTTTAATTTAATAAATTCTAAGGTGTTCTCAGAAACACAAAAACAACGGCTTCTATCAAAACTTAAACATAGGCTAACTAAAGAAGGAGTATTAATTTTATCTTGTAGTGAAAGTAGAAGCCAGATTAGAAATAAAGAACTAGTAATTAAACGTTTTATGGAGTTAATTAACAACTCTTTAAAAGTTAAGAAACAAAGAATTGCTACAAAAACACCAAAATCGGTTATAAAAAAACGATTAAAGAGTAAACGAAAGCAGGCTGAAAAAAAGGCTAATAGACAAAAACCAAGTTTAGATTAA
- a CDS encoding DUF4301 family protein, with protein sequence MFTEKDIEQIHSKGITVDQVHAQIERLKNGMSYSKLLAAATVGRGIERFTEKEIQDYIQFYDNKRDNLSIVKFVPASGAATRMFKFLFQFLRTYNPEKETINEYIDRQNNDLVKTFFSNIESFPFYSEVVKKLKETVPNFDYFTCDETCSAFVKAMLDENALNYSFFPKGLLPFHKYQDQVVSAFREHLLESTLYASSKKTANLHFTVSKKHHNYFKSEFEKIKNDLTEKTGVTFKVSYSYQKEATETVALTSDNKVYRNEDNSILFRPAGHGALLENLNELDYDIIFIKNIDNITVEDKNVSISEYKKLLAGVLLNVQEKVFAYLNKLDKNDCDDEDYKIMALFLIHRLNVMVPSDFDEFSSEKKSAYLREKFNRPIRVCGMVKNEGQPGGGPFWVKAESGDVSLQIVEFAQINFSSKEQQGIVYKATHFNPTDLVCAVKNYKGEKFNLKEYVDHEAAFITMKTQNGTDVKALELPGLWNGSMAYWNSIFVEVPLETFNPVKTVNDLLKPAHQVEDNV encoded by the coding sequence ATGTTCACTGAAAAAGACATTGAGCAAATTCATAGCAAAGGGATAACTGTAGATCAAGTTCATGCCCAAATAGAACGTTTAAAAAACGGTATGTCTTATTCTAAACTATTAGCAGCAGCTACTGTAGGAAGAGGCATTGAACGTTTTACTGAAAAAGAAATACAAGATTACATTCAATTTTATGATAATAAAAGGGATAACTTGTCTATTGTTAAGTTTGTGCCAGCATCTGGTGCAGCAACTAGAATGTTTAAATTTTTATTTCAGTTTTTAAGAACGTATAATCCAGAAAAAGAAACTATTAACGAGTATATTGATAGGCAGAATAATGATTTGGTAAAAACCTTTTTTTCAAATATAGAATCTTTCCCGTTTTATTCAGAAGTTGTTAAAAAATTAAAAGAAACAGTTCCAAACTTTGATTACTTCACATGTGATGAAACTTGCAGTGCATTTGTAAAAGCCATGTTAGATGAGAACGCTCTAAATTATAGCTTTTTCCCAAAAGGACTATTACCGTTTCATAAATATCAAGATCAAGTCGTTTCGGCTTTTAGAGAGCATTTACTAGAGTCTACTTTATATGCTAGTTCAAAGAAAACAGCAAATTTACACTTTACAGTTTCAAAAAAACATCACAATTATTTTAAGTCTGAATTTGAAAAAATAAAAAATGATTTAACAGAAAAAACAGGTGTTACTTTTAAAGTGTCATATTCTTATCAAAAGGAAGCTACAGAAACGGTAGCGCTTACTTCAGATAATAAAGTTTATAGAAATGAAGATAATTCTATTTTATTTAGACCCGCAGGACATGGGGCACTATTAGAGAATTTAAATGAATTAGATTATGATATAATCTTTATTAAGAATATAGATAATATTACTGTTGAAGACAAAAATGTATCTATTTCAGAATACAAAAAATTACTAGCAGGTGTTTTGTTAAACGTTCAAGAAAAGGTATTTGCATATTTAAATAAATTAGATAAAAATGACTGTGATGATGAGGATTACAAAATCATGGCTTTATTTTTAATTCACAGATTAAATGTAATGGTTCCATCAGATTTTGATGAATTTAGTTCAGAGAAAAAAAGCGCCTATTTAAGAGAAAAATTTAACAGACCTATTAGGGTTTGTGGTATGGTTAAAAACGAAGGACAACCAGGAGGAGGACCTTTTTGGGTAAAAGCAGAATCGGGTGATGTGTCTCTTCAAATAGTAGAATTTGCTCAAATTAACTTTAGTAGCAAAGAACAACAAGGTATTGTATATAAAGCAACTCATTTTAATCCTACAGATTTAGTTTGTGCCGTTAAAAATTATAAAGGAGAAAAATTCAATTTAAAAGAATATGTAGATCATGAAGCTGCTTTTATAACTATGAAAACTCAAAATGGAACCGATGTTAAAGCTTTAGAATTACCCGGATTATGGAATGGTAGTATGGCGTATTGGAATTCTATTTTTGTTGAGGTGCCTTTAGAAACTTTTAACCCGGTTAAAACAGTAAACGATTTATTAAAACCGGCGCACCAAGTAGAGGATAATGTTTAA
- a CDS encoding AAA family ATPase codes for MEKNLKQQPANCIKVVLFGPESTGKTTLSRQLARYYNSVWVPEYAREYLQNKWNNERKTCEPKDLLPIAIGQMKLENTLAQKTNSVLICDTDLLETKVYSETYYSGVCDPILEKYALKNTYDLYFLTYIDTPWEADDLRDKPNERERMFKAFEDELIKQNKPYVLLKGSLKERLEVAVNHINKLLKK; via the coding sequence ATGGAAAAAAATCTTAAACAACAACCAGCAAACTGTATAAAAGTAGTTTTGTTTGGTCCAGAATCTACAGGGAAAACAACCTTATCTAGGCAATTAGCTAGGTATTATAATTCTGTTTGGGTGCCAGAATATGCGCGGGAGTATCTTCAAAATAAATGGAATAATGAACGAAAAACCTGCGAACCCAAGGATTTATTGCCAATTGCTATTGGACAAATGAAATTAGAAAATACATTAGCCCAAAAAACCAATTCTGTATTAATATGTGACACCGATTTATTAGAAACAAAAGTATATTCAGAAACATATTACTCAGGAGTTTGCGATCCTATTCTTGAAAAATACGCCTTAAAAAACACGTATGATTTGTATTTTTTAACTTATATTGACACCCCTTGGGAAGCCGACGATTTACGTGATAAACCAAATGAAAGAGAACGTATGTTTAAGGCTTTTGAAGATGAGTTAATAAAACAAAACAAACCCTATGTTTTATTAAAAGGAAGCCTAAAAGAACGTTTAGAAGTAGCAGTAAACCATATAAACAAACTATTAAAAAAATAA
- the pnuC gene encoding nicotinamide riboside transporter PnuC — MNPIFDFFFGQYLEYETVDIVLEIIAVIFGFLSVWFSKQNKVLVFPTGMISTIIFVYLLLKWELLGDMMINAYYFIMSVYGWYVWTKKIDKEHVTPISLTTFNEKKLSISIFMATLLFVYLVYITFDKWNGWVAYVDTITTAIFFVGMWLMARRKLENWIFWIIGDIISVPLYFYKGFTFTSLQYLGFTIIAILGYLAWKKILNNNQQTV; from the coding sequence ATGAACCCCATTTTTGATTTTTTCTTTGGGCAATATTTAGAATATGAAACAGTTGATATTGTTCTTGAAATAATAGCAGTAATTTTTGGGTTTCTCTCGGTTTGGTTTTCTAAACAAAACAAAGTTTTAGTATTTCCAACAGGGATGATAAGCACAATTATTTTTGTATATCTGCTATTAAAATGGGAATTGTTGGGAGATATGATGATTAATGCGTATTACTTTATTATGAGTGTTTATGGTTGGTATGTGTGGACGAAGAAAATTGATAAAGAGCATGTTACACCAATATCTCTAACAACATTCAACGAAAAAAAACTAAGTATCTCTATATTTATGGCAACTTTACTTTTTGTTTATTTAGTTTACATAACATTTGATAAATGGAACGGATGGGTAGCCTATGTTGATACCATTACCACAGCTATATTTTTTGTTGGCATGTGGTTAATGGCTAGACGCAAACTGGAGAACTGGATTTTCTGGATAATTGGCGATATTATTTCGGTGCCTTTGTACTTTTACAAGGGTTTTACCTTTACTAGTTTACAATATTTAGGTTTTACTATTATTGCAATTTTAGGCTATTTAGCATGGAAAAAAATCTTAAACAACAACCAGCAAACTGTATAA
- a CDS encoding thiamine-binding protein: MKISVELTLTPLQDDFEPAIIHFIKRLRASNLKVKENPLSTQVYGDYDKVMEVLNEEIKEAFELIDKGLLYMKIVKSDRHNYEPHF, from the coding sequence ATGAAAATATCAGTAGAATTAACATTAACACCACTACAAGACGATTTTGAACCTGCAATCATTCACTTTATTAAAAGGTTAAGAGCATCAAATCTAAAAGTTAAAGAAAACCCTTTAAGTACTCAGGTGTATGGTGATTATGACAAGGTAATGGAGGTATTAAATGAGGAAATTAAAGAAGCTTTTGAACTTATTGACAAGGGACTTTTATACATGAAAATTGTAAAATCAGACAGACACAATTATGAACCCCATTTTTGA
- a CDS encoding geranylgeranylglyceryl/heptaprenylglyceryl phosphate synthase, with protein sequence MNSIYKKIQASALKGDKLLAVLIDPDKVVVNEVSRFISKINESVATHIFVGGSTVDENDTEDLVEEIKKYTNVPVVLFPGDVNQITGKADGLLFLSLISGRNPDFLIGKHVDSVTKLSETGLEIIPTGYILIESGNKSAVERVTNTKPMSRINVSLITKTAKAGELLGMKLIYLEAGSGAKSPISEDIIKSVKNKLSIPLIVGGGIKNSKQLENAYNSGADLVVIGTAFEENESFFEELK encoded by the coding sequence ATGAATTCTATTTATAAAAAAATACAGGCTTCAGCTTTAAAAGGTGATAAACTTTTAGCAGTTTTAATTGACCCTGATAAGGTGGTAGTTAATGAGGTGTCTAGATTTATTTCAAAAATTAATGAGTCTGTTGCTACTCATATTTTTGTAGGAGGAAGCACTGTTGATGAAAATGATACCGAAGATTTAGTTGAAGAAATAAAAAAATATACCAATGTTCCCGTGGTTTTGTTTCCAGGAGATGTAAACCAGATTACAGGTAAGGCAGACGGACTTTTGTTTTTATCGCTTATTTCTGGTAGGAATCCTGATTTTTTAATAGGTAAGCATGTAGATTCTGTTACTAAATTATCAGAAACAGGACTAGAAATAATTCCAACAGGCTATATTTTAATAGAAAGCGGAAACAAATCTGCCGTAGAGCGTGTTACTAATACCAAACCCATGTCAAGAATAAATGTGTCTCTAATTACAAAAACAGCAAAGGCTGGAGAACTTTTGGGTATGAAACTCATTTATTTAGAAGCCGGAAGTGGTGCTAAAAGTCCTATTTCAGAAGACATTATAAAAAGTGTAAAAAATAAACTTAGTATTCCATTAATAGTAGGAGGCGGCATAAAAAATAGTAAACAACTAGAAAACGCATATAATTCTGGAGCAGATTTAGTAGTAATTGGTACTGCTTTTGAAGAAAATGAATCATTTTTTGAAGAATTAAAATAA
- a CDS encoding 4'-phosphopantetheinyl transferase superfamily protein: protein MPLYKTLIPNSQTCVKIWKITESYSDLMKPLALTNKSLQRVEAMKSSMHQRGFLSVRHLLREFGYEDSDLVYDEFGKPHLSDGKHISITHSFNFSAVIISNEVVGIDIEKQREKIKVIAHKFIDYETNYLNENEPDYIKKLTLIWCVKESLYKLFATPGLSFKNHCLTIPFNIEDSETIAWIDYLNRKYRYQIKFIEFEGFSCAYAIT from the coding sequence ATGCCTCTTTATAAAACCCTTATACCCAACTCACAAACTTGTGTTAAAATCTGGAAAATTACAGAGTCTTACAGTGATTTAATGAAACCATTAGCTTTAACTAACAAAAGTTTACAGCGTGTAGAGGCTATGAAAAGTAGCATGCACCAGCGTGGTTTTTTAAGTGTTAGGCATTTGCTTCGTGAATTTGGTTATGAGGATTCTGATTTGGTTTATGATGAGTTTGGGAAACCGCATTTAAGTGATGGAAAACATATTTCAATTACACATTCTTTTAATTTTTCAGCAGTAATTATTAGTAATGAGGTTGTTGGGATTGATATAGAAAAACAACGCGAAAAAATAAAAGTAATTGCACATAAATTTATTGATTATGAAACCAATTATTTAAATGAAAATGAGCCCGATTATATAAAAAAACTCACATTAATTTGGTGTGTAAAAGAGTCTTTATACAAACTTTTTGCAACGCCAGGTTTAAGTTTTAAAAATCATTGTTTAACTATTCCGTTTAATATTGAAGATTCTGAAACTATAGCTTGGATAGATTACTTAAACAGAAAATACCGATACCAAATTAAATTTATTGAATTTGAAGGTTTTTCTTGTGCTTATGCCATTACTTAA
- the ahcY gene encoding adenosylhomocysteinase: MSTKTVAYVPNKVKDISLAEWGRKEIELAEAEMPGLMSLREEYKDQQPLKGARIAGCLHMTIQTAVLIETLQALGAEVTWSSCNIFSTQDQAAAAIAAAGTAVYAWKDMTEEEFDWCIEQTLFFGEDRKPLNMILDDGGDLTNMVLDKYPELAAGIKGLSEETTTGVHRLYERVKNDTLPIPAINVNDSVTKSKFDNKYGCRESAVDAIRRATDVMLAGKRVVVCGYGDVGKGTAASFKGAGSIVTVTEIDPICALQAAMDGFEVKKLETVVSNADIIITTTGNKDIVRAEHFKAMKDKTIVCNIGHFDNEIQMAWLNENYGNTKNTIKPQVDKYTIDGNDIIILAEGRLVNLGCATGHPSFVMSNSFTNQTLAQIELWNHSDKYENKVYMLPKHLDEKVAKLHLEKIGVELTELREDQAEYIGVTVEGPYKPEHYRY; this comes from the coding sequence ATGAGTACAAAAACAGTTGCTTACGTTCCTAATAAGGTTAAAGATATTTCTTTAGCGGAATGGGGCAGAAAAGAAATAGAATTAGCAGAGGCCGAAATGCCAGGTTTAATGAGCTTACGCGAAGAGTACAAAGACCAACAACCCTTAAAAGGCGCTCGTATTGCTGGCTGCTTGCACATGACCATACAAACCGCAGTACTAATTGAAACTTTACAAGCTTTAGGTGCCGAAGTTACTTGGAGTTCTTGTAACATTTTCTCTACTCAAGATCAAGCTGCTGCTGCTATTGCCGCTGCTGGAACTGCTGTTTACGCATGGAAAGATATGACCGAAGAAGAGTTTGATTGGTGTATTGAGCAAACCTTATTTTTTGGTGAAGACCGTAAGCCACTTAACATGATTCTTGATGATGGTGGCGATTTAACCAATATGGTTTTAGATAAATACCCAGAATTAGCTGCCGGAATTAAAGGTTTAAGTGAAGAAACCACTACTGGTGTACACCGTTTATACGAGCGTGTTAAAAATGACACATTACCAATACCTGCTATTAATGTAAACGACTCGGTAACAAAATCTAAATTTGATAATAAATATGGGTGTCGCGAAAGTGCTGTAGATGCTATTCGTCGTGCAACCGATGTTATGCTAGCTGGAAAACGCGTAGTAGTTTGTGGTTATGGCGATGTTGGTAAAGGTACAGCTGCATCATTTAAAGGCGCCGGAAGTATTGTAACCGTTACAGAAATAGATCCCATTTGTGCTTTACAAGCAGCTATGGATGGTTTTGAAGTTAAAAAACTAGAAACCGTTGTTAGTAATGCCGATATTATAATTACAACTACAGGTAATAAAGACATTGTTCGTGCAGAACACTTTAAAGCCATGAAAGACAAAACCATAGTTTGTAACATTGGTCATTTTGATAACGAAATACAAATGGCTTGGTTAAACGAAAACTACGGAAACACTAAAAACACCATTAAACCACAAGTAGATAAATATACCATTGATGGTAACGATATTATTATACTTGCCGAAGGTCGTTTAGTAAATCTTGGTTGCGCTACTGGCCACCCAAGTTTTGTAATGAGTAACTCATTTACCAACCAAACTTTAGCACAAATAGAGCTTTGGAATCACAGCGACAAATACGAAAACAAAGTGTACATGCTACCAAAACATTTAGATGAAAAAGTAGCAAAACTTCACCTAGAAAAAATTGGTGTAGAATTAACAGAATTACGTGAAGACCAAGCTGAATATATTGGTGTTACTGTTGAAGGTCCATATAAACCAGAACATTACAGATATTAA
- a CDS encoding phytase: MNKLIILVGLILVSCGKKLPVTPPDVITEKTLHDTDDPAIWVNKNDASKSIVFGTDKDTEGAIYAFDLDGKIIESKTIRGLKRPNNVDLEYDFQLNDSTKVDIMAFTERERQQIRLYTVPDMKPLDNGGFKVFTDATMPEANLPMGIALYKSVKTNKFYAIVGRKTGPKNGYLYQYELVSDSTGVKANLVRKFGEFSGKKEIEAIAVDNQNGIVYYSDEGHCIRKYYAEPSKGDKEIYCFGGEYFKEDIEGIAIANYPNNSFLIVSNQQAGTFNIFDVETNAFIKEINLGTTETDGCEVTTEALGDKFPNGLFVSMNDDKTFFFHDLKKLNLQ; encoded by the coding sequence ATGAATAAACTTATTATACTAGTTGGGTTAATATTAGTATCATGCGGAAAAAAGTTGCCTGTAACGCCACCAGATGTTATTACAGAAAAGACCTTGCATGATACCGATGACCCTGCTATTTGGGTAAACAAAAACGATGCTTCAAAAAGTATTGTTTTTGGAACAGATAAAGATACAGAAGGTGCTATTTACGCTTTTGATTTAGATGGTAAAATAATTGAAAGTAAAACCATTAGAGGCTTAAAACGTCCAAATAATGTAGATTTAGAATATGATTTTCAGTTAAATGATTCAACAAAAGTCGATATCATGGCATTTACTGAAAGAGAGCGTCAGCAAATTAGGTTATATACAGTTCCAGATATGAAACCATTAGATAACGGAGGATTTAAAGTTTTTACAGATGCTACCATGCCAGAGGCTAATTTACCAATGGGAATAGCTTTGTATAAATCAGTCAAAACCAATAAATTTTATGCTATTGTGGGCAGAAAAACAGGTCCTAAAAACGGGTATTTATATCAGTATGAATTGGTCTCAGATAGCACTGGCGTTAAAGCAAATTTGGTTAGAAAGTTTGGTGAGTTTAGCGGTAAAAAAGAAATTGAAGCAATAGCTGTAGATAACCAAAATGGTATTGTTTACTATTCTGATGAAGGACATTGTATTCGTAAATATTATGCAGAACCTTCAAAAGGAGACAAAGAAATTTATTGTTTTGGAGGTGAATATTTTAAAGAGGATATTGAAGGTATTGCCATTGCTAATTATCCAAATAATTCATTTTTAATAGTATCAAACCAGCAAGCGGGAACATTCAATATTTTTGATGTAGAAACTAATGCTTTTATAAAAGAAATTAACCTAGGAACCACAGAAACTGATGGTTGTGAGGTAACTACAGAAGCATTGGGTGATAAATTTCCTAATGGACTATTTGTTAGTATGAATGATGATAAGACTTTCTTTTTTCATGATTTAAAAAAGCTTAATTTGCAATAG
- a CDS encoding TonB-dependent receptor, with protein MKKQYAFLLLTLIFSFLGFSQNGNIQGTIIDEKGLAVPFANVLIESLNKGVISDVDGKFVFVNVPSGNQTIKVMYLGYADTETEVEIKNGETTNVTIAISAKALELEDIVINGYNSGQAKALNAQKNKQNITNIVSTDQIGKFPDANIGDAVKRIPGITMQVDQGEARNIIVRGLAPQLNSVTLNGSRIPSAEGDNRNVQMDLIPSDMIQLIEVNKAVTPDMDADALGGSVNLVTRTSPNGFRVAATLGSGVNTITDRRILNASFLIGDRSKNGKFGWMLSSSINDNDFGSDNIEAEWTDEFAYYDADADEEVEVDVNPYTNVFEQRAYFVQRIRRSFSANFDYAFNANNKIFIKSMYNWRDDRENRFRLEHEILDAEDIEEGDFTITNGIPTRFPVEVKRQTKGGIDNDRNKNTRLEDQRMQNYSLGGEHLFGKLQLDWLASYAKASEERLHERYAEYESEYIILNDVSDSKFPLFTPENSANASPSNFEFGEFTEENQYTDEKDFNAFVNFKLPANLLGKGGFLKFGARAKVKEKQRDNNFFEYEGLNEDFYENMLNLPLVDKTTDDYLAGSKYKAGFFVDEEFLGDLDFSNASLFEESDVPDEYLRANYEVKENVYAAYAMFDQKLSDKLSVLAGLRLESTKTEATGNEIEDEEDVIGIITEEKDYINILPGVHFKYNISNNTVLRFAWTNTLARPNYADIVPSIDVVNDDEEIFLGNPDLEATTSMNFDLMAEHYFKSVGIISGGVFHKNISDFIYTFQFEDTSTGYDAFQPQNGDDATVTGAEVSFQRQLDFLPGFLKNLGIMANYTYLTSSADGIRNEDGDERDDLDLPGTAPNMFNGSVSYSGKKLNLRLSANYSDAYIDEIGGNAFEDRYYDEQFLLDFNASYAFNDNLRLYFDLNNITDQPLRYFQGVKNRTMQAEYYGRRITFGLKYDLFKAKN; from the coding sequence ATGAAAAAACAATATGCATTTTTATTATTAACCTTGATATTTTCTTTTTTGGGGTTTTCGCAAAATGGAAATATTCAAGGAACCATTATTGATGAAAAAGGACTAGCCGTTCCTTTTGCAAACGTGCTAATAGAATCACTAAATAAAGGTGTGATTTCTGATGTAGATGGTAAGTTTGTTTTCGTAAATGTTCCCTCAGGAAACCAAACTATTAAAGTCATGTATTTAGGGTATGCCGATACCGAAACAGAGGTTGAAATAAAAAACGGCGAAACAACAAATGTTACTATAGCAATTAGTGCAAAAGCTTTAGAGTTAGAAGATATTGTAATAAACGGTTATAATAGTGGACAAGCAAAGGCATTAAATGCCCAAAAAAACAAGCAAAACATTACTAATATAGTATCAACCGATCAAATTGGTAAATTTCCAGATGCTAATATTGGTGATGCCGTAAAGCGTATTCCTGGTATTACCATGCAAGTAGATCAAGGTGAAGCACGTAATATTATTGTGCGTGGTTTAGCGCCTCAATTAAACTCGGTTACATTAAATGGTAGTAGAATTCCTTCGGCTGAAGGTGATAACAGAAATGTTCAAATGGATCTTATTCCATCAGACATGATTCAACTTATTGAAGTTAATAAAGCTGTAACACCAGATATGGATGCAGATGCTTTAGGAGGTTCTGTAAATTTAGTAACTAGAACATCTCCTAACGGATTTAGAGTAGCAGCAACTTTAGGTTCTGGGGTTAACACAATTACAGATAGAAGAATACTTAATGCCTCTTTCTTGATAGGAGATAGAAGTAAAAATGGTAAGTTTGGATGGATGCTATCATCATCAATTAACGATAACGATTTTGGCTCTGATAATATAGAAGCAGAATGGACAGATGAGTTTGCTTATTATGATGCCGATGCAGATGAAGAAGTTGAAGTAGATGTAAATCCATACACCAACGTTTTTGAACAACGCGCCTATTTTGTACAAAGAATTCGTAGAAGTTTTTCTGCTAACTTTGATTATGCGTTTAATGCTAATAACAAGATTTTTATTAAATCTATGTACAACTGGCGTGATGATAGAGAGAATAGATTTAGGTTAGAGCATGAAATTTTAGATGCCGAAGATATAGAAGAAGGAGATTTTACAATTACCAATGGTATTCCTACAAGATTTCCAGTAGAGGTTAAAAGACAAACCAAAGGAGGTATTGATAATGACAGAAATAAAAATACCCGTTTAGAAGACCAACGTATGCAAAACTATAGTTTAGGAGGCGAGCATTTATTTGGTAAACTGCAGTTAGATTGGTTAGCGTCTTATGCAAAAGCTTCAGAAGAACGTTTACATGAAAGATATGCAGAATATGAATCTGAATATATAATTTTAAATGACGTATCAGATTCTAAATTTCCTTTATTTACTCCCGAAAATTCTGCCAATGCCTCTCCAAGTAATTTTGAATTTGGTGAATTTACCGAAGAAAATCAATATACAGACGAAAAAGATTTTAATGCCTTTGTTAACTTTAAATTACCTGCAAACTTATTAGGTAAAGGTGGGTTCTTAAAATTTGGAGCTAGAGCTAAAGTAAAAGAAAAACAAAGAGATAATAACTTCTTTGAGTATGAAGGTTTAAATGAAGATTTTTATGAAAATATGCTAAACCTACCCTTAGTAGATAAAACAACGGATGATTATTTAGCAGGTAGTAAGTACAAAGCAGGGTTTTTTGTAGACGAAGAATTCTTAGGAGATTTAGATTTTTCTAATGCATCTTTATTTGAAGAATCTGATGTGCCAGATGAGTACCTAAGAGCTAACTATGAAGTAAAAGAAAACGTATATGCGGCTTACGCTATGTTTGATCAAAAACTATCAGATAAACTTAGTGTTTTAGCTGGTTTAAGATTAGAGAGTACTAAAACAGAAGCAACGGGTAATGAAATTGAAGATGAAGAAGATGTTATTGGTATCATTACAGAAGAAAAAGACTATATAAATATTTTACCAGGAGTACATTTTAAATACAATATTAGCAACAATACTGTATTACGTTTTGCATGGACAAACACGTTGGCAAGACCTAATTATGCCGATATTGTACCAAGTATAGATGTTGTTAATGATGATGAAGAAATATTTTTAGGAAACCCAGATTTAGAAGCTACAACTTCTATGAACTTTGATTTAATGGCAGAACACTATTTTAAAAGTGTTGGTATTATTTCTGGAGGAGTATTTCATAAAAATATATCAGATTTCATTTACACCTTCCAATTTGAAGATACAAGTACAGGATATGATGCGTTTCAACCTCAAAACGGAGATGATGCTACAGTTACAGGAGCAGAGGTGTCTTTTCAACGTCAGTTAGATTTCTTACCTGGATTCCTTAAAAATTTAGGTATTATGGCTAACTACACGTATTTAACCTCTAGTGCAGATGGTATAAGAAATGAAGATGGTGATGAGCGTGATGATTTAGACTTACCCGGTACAGCTCCAAATATGTTTAACGGATCGGTGTCATATAGCGGTAAAAAATTGAACTTACGTTTATCTGCAAACTATTCTGATGCTTATATTGATGAAATAGGAGGGAATGCTTTTGAAGATAGATATTACGATGAGCAATTCTTGTTAGATTTTAACGCATCTTACGCTTTTAATGATAACTTAAGATTGTATTTCGATTTAAACAACATTACAGATCAACCATTACGTTATTTCCAAGGCGTTAAAAATAGAACGATGCAAGCTGAATATTATGGAAGACGCATTACATTTGGTTTAAAGTATGACTTATTTAAAGCAAAAAATTAA
- the rpmA gene encoding 50S ribosomal protein L27, whose amino-acid sequence MAHKKGVGSSKNGRESESKRLGVKIFGGQAAIAGNIIVRQRGNTHHPGENVYSSKDHTLHAKVDGIVKFTKKKDNKSYVSIEPFEA is encoded by the coding sequence ATGGCACATAAAAAAGGAGTCGGAAGTTCGAAAAACGGTAGAGAATCAGAATCAAAACGCTTAGGTGTTAAGATTTTTGGTGGTCAAGCTGCAATAGCTGGAAACATTATCGTAAGACAAAGAGGAAATACACATCACCCAGGTGAAAATGTGTATTCTTCAAAAGATCACACATTACATGCCAAAGTTGATGGTATTGTAAAATTCACTAAGAAAAAAGATAATAAATCTTACGTATCTATTGAGCCATTTGAGGCTTAA